A window from Solanum stenotomum isolate F172 chromosome 5, ASM1918654v1, whole genome shotgun sequence encodes these proteins:
- the LOC125866376 gene encoding probable galacturonosyltransferase 7 isoform X1 produces MKGGILPAKRRWKGLVIAVLGLVLLSLLVPLVFLLGLHNGFHSSGYTTPQHSSASVGLRIYGRHGTPKIENQSEDDESTHVDDLMQRLEPTFPKDFGENIVVGKAENKTAGFPLLDGLPKERLGVNSTGVGDLTKKRQSTGVGDLATTKQSTGVGDLAKAKQSTGVGDLEKTKQSTDVGDLGKTKQSTGVGDLAKAKQSTGVGDLAQTKQSTGVGDLGKKKQSTDVGSTPGATENIRDIDEGEKLCELKFGSYCLWRRNHKEKVNDFTVRKMKDLLYVARAYYPSIAKLPALDKLSHEMKQNIQDFERVLSVTTVDKDLPPLIDQKLPKMEAVIAQAKACRVDCSNVDKKFRQLVDLTEDEATFHMRQSAFLYQLAVQTMPKSHHCLSMRLTVEYFRGPPPDIDQSLAERHLNPDLHHFIIFSSNVLASSAVINSTVTHAKESENQVFHVVTDRQNYFAMKLWFSRNKYMEATVEVLNIEDHKLENNKASTSIHLSLPEEYRVSFHKVDGPPTTEYLSVFSHSHYLLPEIFPSLKKVVVLDDDIIVQRDLSVLWGINMDGKVNGAVQCCSVRLIQLQKLFADKRLDETSCAWMSGLNVIDLVRWREQDISGRYLKLVTEMNSEEAVALRASLLTFQGELYALDDKWVLSGLGYNYGVDIETVKNARVLHYNGNMKPWLELGIRDYTVSWRKFLNQENQFLSDCNIN; encoded by the exons ATGAAGGGTGGCATACTTCCGGCGAAGAGGCGATGGAAAGGTTTGGTAATTGCGGTGTTGGGTCTCGTTTTACTTTCATTACTCGTGCCTCTGGTGTTTCTGCTTGGCCTCCATAACGGGTTTCACTCTTCGG GATATACAACACCACAACACAGTTCAGCTTCA GTGGGACTTAGAATCTATGGTCGACATGGTACTCCTAAGATTGAGAATCAGTCGGAG GATGATGAATCAACACATGTAGATGACCTAATGCAAAGATTGGAACCAACTTTTCCCAAg GATTTTGGGGAAAATATTGTTGTCGGTAAAGCGGAGAACAAGACTGCTG GATTTCCTTTGTTGGATGGATTGCCCAAAGAGCGCTTAGGAGTAAAT AGCACAGGTGTTGGCGacttaacaaaaaaaagacaGAGCACAGGTGTTGGTGACTTGGCAACAACAAAGCAGAGCACAGGTGTTGGTGACTTGGCAAAAGCAAAGCAGAGCACTGGTGTTGGTGACTTGGAAAAAACAAAGCAGAGCACAGATGTTGGTGACTTGGGAAAAACAAAGCAGAGCACAGGTGTTGGTGACTTGGCAAAAGCAAAGCAGAGCACAGGTGTTGGTGACTTGGCACAAACAAAGCAGAGCACAGGTGTTGGTGACTTGGGAAAAAAAAAGCAGAGCACCGATGTTGGTTCTACGCCTGGTGCCACTGAGAATATCAGAGACATTGATGAGGGTGAGAAATTATGTGAGCTAAAATTTGGGAGCTACTGTTTATGGCGTCGCAATCATAAGGAAAAAGTGAATGATTTCACTGttagaaagatgaaagacttgTTGTATGTGGCTCGGGCATATTATCCTAGCATCGCGAAGCTTCCGGCTCTTGACAAGCTGTCGCATGAAATGAAGCAAAACATTCAAGACTTTGAGCGGGTGCTTAGTGTAACTACGGTGGACAAAGATCTTCCTCCTCT GATTGATCAGAAGCTACCTAAGATGGAAGCTGTAATTGCTCAAGCAAAGGCATGCCGCGTAGATTGCAGTAATGTAGACAAGAAATTCAGACAACTAGTAGATCTTACTGAAGATGAGGCTACTTTCCATATGAGACAGAGTGCCTTCCTCTACCAACTAGCAGTTCAAACCATGCCCAAGAGTCATCATTGCCTGTCAATGCGATTAACTGTAGAGTATTTTAGAGGCCCTCCTCCTGATATTGATCAGTCATTGGCAGAGAGACATTTGAATCCAGATCTGCACCACTTCATTATATTCTCCAGCAATGTGCTAGCATCGTCTGCTGTAATTAACTCCACCGTAACACATGCAAAA GAAAGTGAGAATCAAGTATTTCATGTGGTAACAGATAGACAGAATTACTTTGCCATGAAGCTATGGTTCTCGAGAAATAAGTATATGGAGGCCACAGTTGAGGTGTTGAATATTGAAGATCATAAGCTGGAAAATAATAAGGCATCAACGTCAATTCATCTTTCCCTACCTGAAGAATATCGTGTCTCCTTCCACAAGGTTGATGGACCGCCAACAACAGAATACCTATCTGTTTTTTCGCATTCCCATTATCTTCTTCCTGAGATATTCCCTAGTTTGAAGAAAGTCGTTGTCTTGGATGATGACATTATTGTGCAAAGAGACCTGTCAGTCTTATGGGGCATCAATATGGACGGGAAAGTGAATGGTGCAGTTCAGTGCTGCTCAGTTAGACTGATTCAACTGCAGAAACTTTTTGCTGACAAGAGATTGGATGAAACATCTTGTGCTTGGATGTCTGGATTAAATGTTATTGATCTAGTGAGGTGGAGGGAACAAGATATTTCTGGAAGATACCTGAAGTTGGTAACAGAG ATGAATTCAGAAGAGGCTGTTGCATTGCGTGCAAGCTTGCTTACTTTTCAGGGTGAGCTTTATGCTCTTGATGATAAGTGGGTATTATCAGGACTGGGTTATAACTACGGAGTTGATATTGAAACTGTGAAAAATGCGAGAGTACTGCATTATAATGGTAACATGAAACCTTGGCTTGAGTTGGGCATCCGCGATTATACAGTTTCCTGGCGGAAGTTCCTAAACCAGGAAAATCAGTTTTTAAGTGATTGCAATATTAACTAG
- the LOC125866376 gene encoding probable galacturonosyltransferase 7 isoform X8: protein MKGGILPAKRRWKGLVIAVLGLVLLSLLVPLVFLLGLHNGFHSSGYTTPQHSSASVGLRIYGRHGTPKIENQSEDDESTHVDDLMQRLEPTFPKDFGENIVVGKAENKTAGFPLLDGLPKERLGVNSTGVGDLTKKRQSTGVGDLATTKQSTGVGDLAKAKQSTDVGDLGKTKQSTGVGDLAKAKQSTGVGDLGKKKQSTDVGSTPGATENIRDIDEGEKLCELKFGSYCLWRRNHKEKVNDFTVRKMKDLLYVARAYYPSIAKLPALDKLSHEMKQNIQDFERVLSVTTVDKDLPPLIDQKLPKMEAVIAQAKACRVDCSNVDKKFRQLVDLTEDEATFHMRQSAFLYQLAVQTMPKSHHCLSMRLTVEYFRGPPPDIDQSLAERHLNPDLHHFIIFSSNVLASSAVINSTVTHAKESENQVFHVVTDRQNYFAMKLWFSRNKYMEATVEVLNIEDHKLENNKASTSIHLSLPEEYRVSFHKVDGPPTTEYLSVFSHSHYLLPEIFPSLKKVVVLDDDIIVQRDLSVLWGINMDGKVNGAVQCCSVRLIQLQKLFADKRLDETSCAWMSGLNVIDLVRWREQDISGRYLKLVTEMNSEEAVALRASLLTFQGELYALDDKWVLSGLGYNYGVDIETVKNARVLHYNGNMKPWLELGIRDYTVSWRKFLNQENQFLSDCNIN, encoded by the exons ATGAAGGGTGGCATACTTCCGGCGAAGAGGCGATGGAAAGGTTTGGTAATTGCGGTGTTGGGTCTCGTTTTACTTTCATTACTCGTGCCTCTGGTGTTTCTGCTTGGCCTCCATAACGGGTTTCACTCTTCGG GATATACAACACCACAACACAGTTCAGCTTCA GTGGGACTTAGAATCTATGGTCGACATGGTACTCCTAAGATTGAGAATCAGTCGGAG GATGATGAATCAACACATGTAGATGACCTAATGCAAAGATTGGAACCAACTTTTCCCAAg GATTTTGGGGAAAATATTGTTGTCGGTAAAGCGGAGAACAAGACTGCTG GATTTCCTTTGTTGGATGGATTGCCCAAAGAGCGCTTAGGAGTAAAT AGCACAGGTGTTGGCGacttaacaaaaaaaagacaGAGCACAGGTGTTGGTGACTTGGCAACAACAAAGCAGAGCACAGGTGTTGGTGACTTGGCAAAAGCAAAGCAGAGCACTG ATGTTGGTGACTTGGGAAAAACAAAGCAGAGCACAGGTGTTGGTGACTTGGCAAAAGCAAAGCAGAGCACAG GTGTTGGTGACTTGGGAAAAAAAAAGCAGAGCACCGATGTTGGTTCTACGCCTGGTGCCACTGAGAATATCAGAGACATTGATGAGGGTGAGAAATTATGTGAGCTAAAATTTGGGAGCTACTGTTTATGGCGTCGCAATCATAAGGAAAAAGTGAATGATTTCACTGttagaaagatgaaagacttgTTGTATGTGGCTCGGGCATATTATCCTAGCATCGCGAAGCTTCCGGCTCTTGACAAGCTGTCGCATGAAATGAAGCAAAACATTCAAGACTTTGAGCGGGTGCTTAGTGTAACTACGGTGGACAAAGATCTTCCTCCTCT GATTGATCAGAAGCTACCTAAGATGGAAGCTGTAATTGCTCAAGCAAAGGCATGCCGCGTAGATTGCAGTAATGTAGACAAGAAATTCAGACAACTAGTAGATCTTACTGAAGATGAGGCTACTTTCCATATGAGACAGAGTGCCTTCCTCTACCAACTAGCAGTTCAAACCATGCCCAAGAGTCATCATTGCCTGTCAATGCGATTAACTGTAGAGTATTTTAGAGGCCCTCCTCCTGATATTGATCAGTCATTGGCAGAGAGACATTTGAATCCAGATCTGCACCACTTCATTATATTCTCCAGCAATGTGCTAGCATCGTCTGCTGTAATTAACTCCACCGTAACACATGCAAAA GAAAGTGAGAATCAAGTATTTCATGTGGTAACAGATAGACAGAATTACTTTGCCATGAAGCTATGGTTCTCGAGAAATAAGTATATGGAGGCCACAGTTGAGGTGTTGAATATTGAAGATCATAAGCTGGAAAATAATAAGGCATCAACGTCAATTCATCTTTCCCTACCTGAAGAATATCGTGTCTCCTTCCACAAGGTTGATGGACCGCCAACAACAGAATACCTATCTGTTTTTTCGCATTCCCATTATCTTCTTCCTGAGATATTCCCTAGTTTGAAGAAAGTCGTTGTCTTGGATGATGACATTATTGTGCAAAGAGACCTGTCAGTCTTATGGGGCATCAATATGGACGGGAAAGTGAATGGTGCAGTTCAGTGCTGCTCAGTTAGACTGATTCAACTGCAGAAACTTTTTGCTGACAAGAGATTGGATGAAACATCTTGTGCTTGGATGTCTGGATTAAATGTTATTGATCTAGTGAGGTGGAGGGAACAAGATATTTCTGGAAGATACCTGAAGTTGGTAACAGAG ATGAATTCAGAAGAGGCTGTTGCATTGCGTGCAAGCTTGCTTACTTTTCAGGGTGAGCTTTATGCTCTTGATGATAAGTGGGTATTATCAGGACTGGGTTATAACTACGGAGTTGATATTGAAACTGTGAAAAATGCGAGAGTACTGCATTATAATGGTAACATGAAACCTTGGCTTGAGTTGGGCATCCGCGATTATACAGTTTCCTGGCGGAAGTTCCTAAACCAGGAAAATCAGTTTTTAAGTGATTGCAATATTAACTAG
- the LOC125866376 gene encoding probable galacturonosyltransferase 7 isoform X13: MKGGILPAKRRWKGLVIAVLGLVLLSLLVPLVFLLGLHNGFHSSGYTTPQHSSASVGLRIYGRHGTPKIENQSEDDESTHVDDLMQRLEPTFPKDFGENIVVGKAENKTAGFPLLDGLPKERLGVNSTGVGDLTKKRQSTGVGDLATTKQSTGVGDLAKAKQSTGVGDLAQTKQSTGVGDLGKKKQSTDVGSTPGATENIRDIDEGEKLCELKFGSYCLWRRNHKEKVNDFTVRKMKDLLYVARAYYPSIAKLPALDKLSHEMKQNIQDFERVLSVTTVDKDLPPLIDQKLPKMEAVIAQAKACRVDCSNVDKKFRQLVDLTEDEATFHMRQSAFLYQLAVQTMPKSHHCLSMRLTVEYFRGPPPDIDQSLAERHLNPDLHHFIIFSSNVLASSAVINSTVTHAKESENQVFHVVTDRQNYFAMKLWFSRNKYMEATVEVLNIEDHKLENNKASTSIHLSLPEEYRVSFHKVDGPPTTEYLSVFSHSHYLLPEIFPSLKKVVVLDDDIIVQRDLSVLWGINMDGKVNGAVQCCSVRLIQLQKLFADKRLDETSCAWMSGLNVIDLVRWREQDISGRYLKLVTEMNSEEAVALRASLLTFQGELYALDDKWVLSGLGYNYGVDIETVKNARVLHYNGNMKPWLELGIRDYTVSWRKFLNQENQFLSDCNIN; this comes from the exons ATGAAGGGTGGCATACTTCCGGCGAAGAGGCGATGGAAAGGTTTGGTAATTGCGGTGTTGGGTCTCGTTTTACTTTCATTACTCGTGCCTCTGGTGTTTCTGCTTGGCCTCCATAACGGGTTTCACTCTTCGG GATATACAACACCACAACACAGTTCAGCTTCA GTGGGACTTAGAATCTATGGTCGACATGGTACTCCTAAGATTGAGAATCAGTCGGAG GATGATGAATCAACACATGTAGATGACCTAATGCAAAGATTGGAACCAACTTTTCCCAAg GATTTTGGGGAAAATATTGTTGTCGGTAAAGCGGAGAACAAGACTGCTG GATTTCCTTTGTTGGATGGATTGCCCAAAGAGCGCTTAGGAGTAAAT AGCACAGGTGTTGGCGacttaacaaaaaaaagacaGAGCACAGGTGTTGGTGACTTGGCAACAACAAAGCAGAGCACAG GTGTTGGTGACTTGGCAAAAGCAAAGCAGAGCACAGGTGTTGGTGACTTGGCACAAACAAAGCAGAGCACAGGTGTTGGTGACTTGGGAAAAAAAAAGCAGAGCACCGATGTTGGTTCTACGCCTGGTGCCACTGAGAATATCAGAGACATTGATGAGGGTGAGAAATTATGTGAGCTAAAATTTGGGAGCTACTGTTTATGGCGTCGCAATCATAAGGAAAAAGTGAATGATTTCACTGttagaaagatgaaagacttgTTGTATGTGGCTCGGGCATATTATCCTAGCATCGCGAAGCTTCCGGCTCTTGACAAGCTGTCGCATGAAATGAAGCAAAACATTCAAGACTTTGAGCGGGTGCTTAGTGTAACTACGGTGGACAAAGATCTTCCTCCTCT GATTGATCAGAAGCTACCTAAGATGGAAGCTGTAATTGCTCAAGCAAAGGCATGCCGCGTAGATTGCAGTAATGTAGACAAGAAATTCAGACAACTAGTAGATCTTACTGAAGATGAGGCTACTTTCCATATGAGACAGAGTGCCTTCCTCTACCAACTAGCAGTTCAAACCATGCCCAAGAGTCATCATTGCCTGTCAATGCGATTAACTGTAGAGTATTTTAGAGGCCCTCCTCCTGATATTGATCAGTCATTGGCAGAGAGACATTTGAATCCAGATCTGCACCACTTCATTATATTCTCCAGCAATGTGCTAGCATCGTCTGCTGTAATTAACTCCACCGTAACACATGCAAAA GAAAGTGAGAATCAAGTATTTCATGTGGTAACAGATAGACAGAATTACTTTGCCATGAAGCTATGGTTCTCGAGAAATAAGTATATGGAGGCCACAGTTGAGGTGTTGAATATTGAAGATCATAAGCTGGAAAATAATAAGGCATCAACGTCAATTCATCTTTCCCTACCTGAAGAATATCGTGTCTCCTTCCACAAGGTTGATGGACCGCCAACAACAGAATACCTATCTGTTTTTTCGCATTCCCATTATCTTCTTCCTGAGATATTCCCTAGTTTGAAGAAAGTCGTTGTCTTGGATGATGACATTATTGTGCAAAGAGACCTGTCAGTCTTATGGGGCATCAATATGGACGGGAAAGTGAATGGTGCAGTTCAGTGCTGCTCAGTTAGACTGATTCAACTGCAGAAACTTTTTGCTGACAAGAGATTGGATGAAACATCTTGTGCTTGGATGTCTGGATTAAATGTTATTGATCTAGTGAGGTGGAGGGAACAAGATATTTCTGGAAGATACCTGAAGTTGGTAACAGAG ATGAATTCAGAAGAGGCTGTTGCATTGCGTGCAAGCTTGCTTACTTTTCAGGGTGAGCTTTATGCTCTTGATGATAAGTGGGTATTATCAGGACTGGGTTATAACTACGGAGTTGATATTGAAACTGTGAAAAATGCGAGAGTACTGCATTATAATGGTAACATGAAACCTTGGCTTGAGTTGGGCATCCGCGATTATACAGTTTCCTGGCGGAAGTTCCTAAACCAGGAAAATCAGTTTTTAAGTGATTGCAATATTAACTAG
- the LOC125866376 gene encoding probable galacturonosyltransferase 7 isoform X18, protein MKGGILPAKRRWKGLVIAVLGLVLLSLLVPLVFLLGLHNGFHSSGYTTPQHSSASDDESTHVDDLMQRLEPTFPKDFGENIVVGKAENKTAGFPLLDGLPKERLGVNSTGVGDLAKAKQSTGVGDLEKTKQSTDVGDLGKTKQSTGVGDLAKAKQSTGVGDLAQTKQSTGVGDLGKKKQSTDVGSTPGATENIRDIDEGEKLCELKFGSYCLWRRNHKEKVNDFTVRKMKDLLYVARAYYPSIAKLPALDKLSHEMKQNIQDFERVLSVTTVDKDLPPLIDQKLPKMEAVIAQAKACRVDCSNVDKKFRQLVDLTEDEATFHMRQSAFLYQLAVQTMPKSHHCLSMRLTVEYFRGPPPDIDQSLAERHLNPDLHHFIIFSSNVLASSAVINSTVTHAKESENQVFHVVTDRQNYFAMKLWFSRNKYMEATVEVLNIEDHKLENNKASTSIHLSLPEEYRVSFHKVDGPPTTEYLSVFSHSHYLLPEIFPSLKKVVVLDDDIIVQRDLSVLWGINMDGKVNGAVQCCSVRLIQLQKLFADKRLDETSCAWMSGLNVIDLVRWREQDISGRYLKLVTEMNSEEAVALRASLLTFQGELYALDDKWVLSGLGYNYGVDIETVKNARVLHYNGNMKPWLELGIRDYTVSWRKFLNQENQFLSDCNIN, encoded by the exons ATGAAGGGTGGCATACTTCCGGCGAAGAGGCGATGGAAAGGTTTGGTAATTGCGGTGTTGGGTCTCGTTTTACTTTCATTACTCGTGCCTCTGGTGTTTCTGCTTGGCCTCCATAACGGGTTTCACTCTTCGG GATATACAACACCACAACACAGTTCAGCTTCA GATGATGAATCAACACATGTAGATGACCTAATGCAAAGATTGGAACCAACTTTTCCCAAg GATTTTGGGGAAAATATTGTTGTCGGTAAAGCGGAGAACAAGACTGCTG GATTTCCTTTGTTGGATGGATTGCCCAAAGAGCGCTTAGGAGTAAAT AGCACAGGTGTTGGTGACTTGGCAAAAGCAAAGCAGAGCACTGGTGTTGGTGACTTGGAAAAAACAAAGCAGAGCACAGATGTTGGTGACTTGGGAAAAACAAAGCAGAGCACAGGTGTTGGTGACTTGGCAAAAGCAAAGCAGAGCACAGGTGTTGGTGACTTGGCACAAACAAAGCAGAGCACAGGTGTTGGTGACTTGGGAAAAAAAAAGCAGAGCACCGATGTTGGTTCTACGCCTGGTGCCACTGAGAATATCAGAGACATTGATGAGGGTGAGAAATTATGTGAGCTAAAATTTGGGAGCTACTGTTTATGGCGTCGCAATCATAAGGAAAAAGTGAATGATTTCACTGttagaaagatgaaagacttgTTGTATGTGGCTCGGGCATATTATCCTAGCATCGCGAAGCTTCCGGCTCTTGACAAGCTGTCGCATGAAATGAAGCAAAACATTCAAGACTTTGAGCGGGTGCTTAGTGTAACTACGGTGGACAAAGATCTTCCTCCTCT GATTGATCAGAAGCTACCTAAGATGGAAGCTGTAATTGCTCAAGCAAAGGCATGCCGCGTAGATTGCAGTAATGTAGACAAGAAATTCAGACAACTAGTAGATCTTACTGAAGATGAGGCTACTTTCCATATGAGACAGAGTGCCTTCCTCTACCAACTAGCAGTTCAAACCATGCCCAAGAGTCATCATTGCCTGTCAATGCGATTAACTGTAGAGTATTTTAGAGGCCCTCCTCCTGATATTGATCAGTCATTGGCAGAGAGACATTTGAATCCAGATCTGCACCACTTCATTATATTCTCCAGCAATGTGCTAGCATCGTCTGCTGTAATTAACTCCACCGTAACACATGCAAAA GAAAGTGAGAATCAAGTATTTCATGTGGTAACAGATAGACAGAATTACTTTGCCATGAAGCTATGGTTCTCGAGAAATAAGTATATGGAGGCCACAGTTGAGGTGTTGAATATTGAAGATCATAAGCTGGAAAATAATAAGGCATCAACGTCAATTCATCTTTCCCTACCTGAAGAATATCGTGTCTCCTTCCACAAGGTTGATGGACCGCCAACAACAGAATACCTATCTGTTTTTTCGCATTCCCATTATCTTCTTCCTGAGATATTCCCTAGTTTGAAGAAAGTCGTTGTCTTGGATGATGACATTATTGTGCAAAGAGACCTGTCAGTCTTATGGGGCATCAATATGGACGGGAAAGTGAATGGTGCAGTTCAGTGCTGCTCAGTTAGACTGATTCAACTGCAGAAACTTTTTGCTGACAAGAGATTGGATGAAACATCTTGTGCTTGGATGTCTGGATTAAATGTTATTGATCTAGTGAGGTGGAGGGAACAAGATATTTCTGGAAGATACCTGAAGTTGGTAACAGAG ATGAATTCAGAAGAGGCTGTTGCATTGCGTGCAAGCTTGCTTACTTTTCAGGGTGAGCTTTATGCTCTTGATGATAAGTGGGTATTATCAGGACTGGGTTATAACTACGGAGTTGATATTGAAACTGTGAAAAATGCGAGAGTACTGCATTATAATGGTAACATGAAACCTTGGCTTGAGTTGGGCATCCGCGATTATACAGTTTCCTGGCGGAAGTTCCTAAACCAGGAAAATCAGTTTTTAAGTGATTGCAATATTAACTAG
- the LOC125866376 gene encoding probable galacturonosyltransferase 7 isoform X21, producing the protein MKGGILPAKRRWKGLVIAVLGLVLLSLLVPLVFLLGLHNGFHSSGYTTPQHSSASVGLRIYGRHGTPKIENQSEDDESTHVDDLMQRLEPTFPKDFGENIVVGKAENKTAGFPLLDGLPKERLGVNSTGVGDLTKKRQSTGVGDLATTKQSTGVGDLGKKKQSTDVGSTPGATENIRDIDEGEKLCELKFGSYCLWRRNHKEKVNDFTVRKMKDLLYVARAYYPSIAKLPALDKLSHEMKQNIQDFERVLSVTTVDKDLPPLIDQKLPKMEAVIAQAKACRVDCSNVDKKFRQLVDLTEDEATFHMRQSAFLYQLAVQTMPKSHHCLSMRLTVEYFRGPPPDIDQSLAERHLNPDLHHFIIFSSNVLASSAVINSTVTHAKESENQVFHVVTDRQNYFAMKLWFSRNKYMEATVEVLNIEDHKLENNKASTSIHLSLPEEYRVSFHKVDGPPTTEYLSVFSHSHYLLPEIFPSLKKVVVLDDDIIVQRDLSVLWGINMDGKVNGAVQCCSVRLIQLQKLFADKRLDETSCAWMSGLNVIDLVRWREQDISGRYLKLVTEMNSEEAVALRASLLTFQGELYALDDKWVLSGLGYNYGVDIETVKNARVLHYNGNMKPWLELGIRDYTVSWRKFLNQENQFLSDCNIN; encoded by the exons ATGAAGGGTGGCATACTTCCGGCGAAGAGGCGATGGAAAGGTTTGGTAATTGCGGTGTTGGGTCTCGTTTTACTTTCATTACTCGTGCCTCTGGTGTTTCTGCTTGGCCTCCATAACGGGTTTCACTCTTCGG GATATACAACACCACAACACAGTTCAGCTTCA GTGGGACTTAGAATCTATGGTCGACATGGTACTCCTAAGATTGAGAATCAGTCGGAG GATGATGAATCAACACATGTAGATGACCTAATGCAAAGATTGGAACCAACTTTTCCCAAg GATTTTGGGGAAAATATTGTTGTCGGTAAAGCGGAGAACAAGACTGCTG GATTTCCTTTGTTGGATGGATTGCCCAAAGAGCGCTTAGGAGTAAAT AGCACAGGTGTTGGCGacttaacaaaaaaaagacaGAGCACAGGTGTTGGTGACTTGGCAACAACAAAGCAGAGCACAG GTGTTGGTGACTTGGGAAAAAAAAAGCAGAGCACCGATGTTGGTTCTACGCCTGGTGCCACTGAGAATATCAGAGACATTGATGAGGGTGAGAAATTATGTGAGCTAAAATTTGGGAGCTACTGTTTATGGCGTCGCAATCATAAGGAAAAAGTGAATGATTTCACTGttagaaagatgaaagacttgTTGTATGTGGCTCGGGCATATTATCCTAGCATCGCGAAGCTTCCGGCTCTTGACAAGCTGTCGCATGAAATGAAGCAAAACATTCAAGACTTTGAGCGGGTGCTTAGTGTAACTACGGTGGACAAAGATCTTCCTCCTCT GATTGATCAGAAGCTACCTAAGATGGAAGCTGTAATTGCTCAAGCAAAGGCATGCCGCGTAGATTGCAGTAATGTAGACAAGAAATTCAGACAACTAGTAGATCTTACTGAAGATGAGGCTACTTTCCATATGAGACAGAGTGCCTTCCTCTACCAACTAGCAGTTCAAACCATGCCCAAGAGTCATCATTGCCTGTCAATGCGATTAACTGTAGAGTATTTTAGAGGCCCTCCTCCTGATATTGATCAGTCATTGGCAGAGAGACATTTGAATCCAGATCTGCACCACTTCATTATATTCTCCAGCAATGTGCTAGCATCGTCTGCTGTAATTAACTCCACCGTAACACATGCAAAA GAAAGTGAGAATCAAGTATTTCATGTGGTAACAGATAGACAGAATTACTTTGCCATGAAGCTATGGTTCTCGAGAAATAAGTATATGGAGGCCACAGTTGAGGTGTTGAATATTGAAGATCATAAGCTGGAAAATAATAAGGCATCAACGTCAATTCATCTTTCCCTACCTGAAGAATATCGTGTCTCCTTCCACAAGGTTGATGGACCGCCAACAACAGAATACCTATCTGTTTTTTCGCATTCCCATTATCTTCTTCCTGAGATATTCCCTAGTTTGAAGAAAGTCGTTGTCTTGGATGATGACATTATTGTGCAAAGAGACCTGTCAGTCTTATGGGGCATCAATATGGACGGGAAAGTGAATGGTGCAGTTCAGTGCTGCTCAGTTAGACTGATTCAACTGCAGAAACTTTTTGCTGACAAGAGATTGGATGAAACATCTTGTGCTTGGATGTCTGGATTAAATGTTATTGATCTAGTGAGGTGGAGGGAACAAGATATTTCTGGAAGATACCTGAAGTTGGTAACAGAG ATGAATTCAGAAGAGGCTGTTGCATTGCGTGCAAGCTTGCTTACTTTTCAGGGTGAGCTTTATGCTCTTGATGATAAGTGGGTATTATCAGGACTGGGTTATAACTACGGAGTTGATATTGAAACTGTGAAAAATGCGAGAGTACTGCATTATAATGGTAACATGAAACCTTGGCTTGAGTTGGGCATCCGCGATTATACAGTTTCCTGGCGGAAGTTCCTAAACCAGGAAAATCAGTTTTTAAGTGATTGCAATATTAACTAG